TTTTGTAAATTAATATCCTGCTCACAACAGCGGGACATAGCCCGCCAGGGCCTGCATACGCTCGAGCCAATGTCGTACCGATGGATAGGGGCGCAGGTCGTACCCTCCCTGCTCTGCCATGCAGGTATAGGGAAACAAGGCCACATCGGCGATGCTGGGCCTGCCTCCAACGAAATAGCGATGCAACTGCAAGTACGCCTCCATCTGAGCCAGAGCTTTATCGCCCTGTTCGCGCCACGCCAGCACCGCAGGATCATCCACCGTCATCGTCCCCCGCAACGCCACCCACAGTCTGGGCTGTGCAAGGTTGGTCATATGCTGAGTCTGCTCAAAAGACAGCCACTGCAGCACCTGAGCCTGCGCAAGCGGGTCCGCGGGCAGAAAGTCTGTGCCCTGCGCCAGGTACCACAAAATAGCGGCCGACTCTGCCAGCCAGGGTCCTTCCCGGGTTCGCAGTACCGGTACCTGTCCCCAGGGGTTGATTTGCCGAAACACCTCGGTATCCAGATCCCCCTCCACAATAGACAGGCTGCGCCGCTGTAGCGCTATCCCCAAATAACCGCACAACAGTCGTACCTTCCAGCCATTGCCGGTATGCACCGTGTCGATAAGCTCCAGAGCGGCGTGTTTCATTGTTTTCACCTCACTCAAGACTGATTTCTGCGGTCTGAACAATACGCTGCCACTTGCTGCGCTCAGCCGCGATGAAGCTTTGATACTCATCCTGGGTGCCGGTGTAGACCTGGCTGCCCTGCTGCTCCAGATGGGCTTTAAATTCCGGGTTGGCCAGTGTCTTTTGCAATGCCGTCTCCAACACCGCAACCACCTCCTGTGGCGTACCCGGCGGGGCCAGCAACACGTTCCAGGAGCTGATACGTAGCTCAGGAGCGCCCAGCTCTGCGCTGGAGGGCACTTCGGGAGCAGCTGGGGAACGTTGGCTATCAGCCAGCACCAGGGCCTGAAGCTTGCCCGCCTTCACCTGCGGCATGATCACGGGAATAGCATCCATCACCATGTCAGCATGGCGGCCAACAACGGCACTGACCGCTTCCCCTCCACTCTTGAAAGGGATATGCCGCACATCAAGTTTCTCGGTCAACTTGAAAAGCTCTACCCCCAAGTGCGGCGCACTCCCTATCCCTGCTGACCCGAAGTTAAGGACCCCAGGCTCCTGACGGGCATGGGCAACCAGTTGGGAATAACTCCCCGTACCCAAATCCGAACGAACTGCCAGAACATACGGAGACCCCGTCACCATGCCGATGGGCACAAAGGCCTGCGGGTCGTAGTTGATTTTAGAAAGAATCAACGGGTTGACCACCTGTGTGCCTACTGTCCCCATGAACACGGTGTAACCGTCCGCTTTCGCATTTTGTGCAGCCTGAGCGGCGATCATGCCCCCGGCTCCTGCCTTGTTTTCAACAATCACGGTCTGGTCCAGCTCCTTGCCCAACTGCTGGGCAAGGAGGCGTGCCACCAGGTCGGTGATCCCCCCTGCACCAAAAGGCACGATCAGACGTACTGACTGTGCCGGGAACGTCGTTGCTTGTGCCGGAGCCGCCGTCATCGTCAAGGCCGCCCAGCCGGCCATCATCAAACCAAGCATCTTTTTCATTGGATGTCTCCTGAACTTTTTAAGTTTGAATTGTTCAGGACACATTCTCATCAAAAATGACCCATCGTGTCAAATAGAATAAAAATGTCCTTGATGATTTTTTTAACGTATTAAAAAAATTAAAAAAACATGAGTTCGCAATACTCAGAATGCTTTCCAAGAACTAAATCTGTCTAAAAAGACACCAAAATATCCTTTCAGACAATTAGTGTCTTGTGCGCTTATCAATACCCCTCTTTTCTGTGCGTGTTTCATGCACCACAAAACCGTCAGGTTTCTCGACAGCCGTCACATTTTTAAACACAATTCGTAGCGCGAACAATTCTCATTCTGTTTATCGTTTACTAGGAAAGTATTATGAATTTATCGGCGCCTCCGGCCCGCCGCCCGATCTTTGCATTGGGCTTGCTCGCCACGGCTTTGGCAGCCAGTTTCAGCGCTAACGCGCAAACCTCCAGCGTCCGGGGTGGGGTGACCTCGCTGGAAGAAATTCGTGTACTGCCTTCGGCGGAAGAAGCTGTCAAACAGGCACCCGGCGTGTCCACCATTACCGCCAAGGATATTGAAAAACGTCCTCCCGCCAACGACCTGTCCGAACTGATCCGCACCATGCCTGGTGTGAACCTGACCGGTAACAGTCCGTCCGGTTCCTACGGCAATAGTCGCCAGATCGACTTGCGCGGCATGGGCCCGGAAAACACCTTGATCCTGATTGACGGCAAGCCTGTCAGCTCGCGCGACTCCATCCGCATGGGGCGAGACGGTGAGCGCAATACCCGCGGCGACAGTAACTGGGTGCCCGTCAACGCGATCGAACGCATTGAAGTGTTGCGCGGTCCAGCCGCCTCCCGTTACGGCTCTGGCGCTGCCGGTGGTGTCGTGAACATCATCACCAAGGCCCCTACCGACACCTTCTCCGGCTCGGTAACCGCTTACGGTCTAATTCCTGAAGACAGCAACTACGGCTCCACCCGCCGTACCGGCTTTAACCTGTCTGGCCCCATCGCCGACAAACTCTCTTTCCGTGTTTACGGCAATATCGCCAAAACCGATGCGGACAAGCCTGCCTTAAACGCCAAATCCTCTGGCATTGATGTGAGCGAAACCAACGTTCCGCCCGCGGGCCGTGAGGGTGTACGAAACAAGGACATCAACGGTCTGGTCCGTCTGGACATCAACCGCGACCATCGCCTGGAACTGGAAGGCTCTTTCAGCCGCCAAGGTAATATTTTTGCTGGTGAGCGCCTGTTCACCAACGGAAATGCCACTATCGCCTCGCTGGCAGATGATGGCGCAGAAACCAATATCATGTATCGCCGAGCGGGCTCGCTAAGCCACTATGGGGACTACGGCCAAGGACGCACCTCACGCCTGACCTTTGCCTATGAAGGCACTACCAACTCGCGCCTGAATGAAGGGATGGCCGGGGCAGGTGAAGGCAGCATTTCCAACCCTGGTACCGGTTCCGTTTCCGAACTGCGTTCGCTGAATGTCTCCGGCGAGTACAACACGCCCCTGCAGATTGCGAACAAGCACGTTCTGATGACAGTAGGTTTCGAGCACCGGGATCAAAGCCTGGATGATGATTACGCTACCCGCTCTGGCCAGACCATCAATGGCAATAGCGATTCCAAGAGCAAGGCAAAAACGACGGCCGCTTATGTGGAAGGCAATATCGAGCTGACCGAGGCCTTGACCATCACTCCCGGTGTCCGTTTTGACCATCACAGCAAATTCGGTGACAACTGGAGCCCCAGCCTGAACGCCTCCTACTTCATCACCGACAACATCACCCTGAAGGGCGGTATTGCGCGTGCCTTCAAGGCACCCAACCTGTATCAGTCCAACCCCAACTACCTGTACCAGACGCGCGGTAACGGTTGCCCGTACGACCCCGTAACTGGCCAACGTGTCAGCGGTCCTTGCTACATCTTCGGTAACGACAATCTGTCGCCCGAGCGCAGCATCAACAAGGAAATTGGTCTGGCCTACGACAACGCAGGCTGGGCAGCCGGTCTGACTTACTTCCAGAACGACTACAGCAACAAGATTGTGGCCGATATGGGCGACCAGACCATTCCGGATGCGGTGTACATTGGCGGCTCCCTGGTCCGCCCATTCCAGTGGGTCAACTCCGGCAAGGCCGTGATCCGCGGTCTGGAAGGCAACCTGACTATCCCGATCCTGGGCGAGAACGGCGACACACTGAGCCTGAGCAACAACCTGACTTACATGATCACCAACAAGTCCAAGGAAACAAATCAGCCATTGACCGTCATTCCACGCTACACATTGAACAGCACACTGGATTGGCGCGTGAACGACAGACTGTCCATGCTGGCTACCGCCACGCTGTATGGCAAGCAAAAGCCACGCTCGCACAACCTGTCCAACAACTCGGAAGTGAAAGGCGATGGTCTGCGTGAACGTGGCTCGTATGCCATCTTCGGTCTGAGCGGCGCTTACCAGGTGACCAAGTCCACCAATATCCGTCTGGGCGTCAACAACCTGTTCGACAAGCGCTTGTACCGCGAAGACTCGGGTAGCGGCCAAGGTGCCAACACCTACAACGAACCTGGTCGTCAGTACTACGCGACATTGACTGCCAGCTTCTAATGTCCCACGCTCTACTCCGGACTCCAGCAGGAGTCCGGAGGATTGATCGTTTTACCCGCCCCTGCCTGCCCCGTCTGGAGCAGCCGGGGCTACGTCGTACCCGGCTTTAACCCACGGCCTCCCTCCCCGACCCCGCTCCAACAGCGCTAGACTAAAGCCTTGTTGGCCAGCTTTCTGGCTACAGAATCACCACATTCGGGAGCTGATCTTGTCGTCCACCGAGCCTGATCTCGCGATCTACGCCGGGCCTCGTGCCTATCGCCACATACAAAGCCATGGTTTACATGCCAAGGACATCAGCACACTGATTGGCAGCGCAGGTGGGCCCAAGGCTTTGGCGCTGACTGGGCTGGATCAGTATCTGTTTGGGGACTGGCTCAACACACATGACGAACCGCTGTGGCTGTTTGGCAGCTCCATTGCCTCCTGGCGTTTCGCCTGCGCAGCGCAAAGCGATCCGCACAAAGCCTTTGCGGACTTTGCGCAGCTTTATATACACAGCCCCTTTCTGCCCAACTCCACGGTAGCGGACATTACCCGGTCGACCCAGACCATGCTGAAAACCTTGCTGGGGGATGGTGACTCACAGGCAGCGATCCTGAACCACCCGCGCTATCGCTTTGCCATTACCGTGGCGCGCAGCAAAGGCTGGGCGGGTTCCCGAAATCAAAAGCAGCTTGGCGCGGCCCTGCTTAGCTGCATGGTCGGCAACTATGTACACCCTGCCATCCCGCACTGGTTCTTTGAGCGGGTCATCGTGCACGACGCTCGCAGCCCCTTGCCCATTCATGGCAAGCATCAAGGCCGGGCCCGTTACGCGGCGCTGGATCAGCACAATCTGTTTGAGACCTTGGCCGCCAGCACGGCCATTCCATTGGTCATCGATGGTGTGGATGCGGCCCACAACTGGCCCGCCGGGCTTTACCGGGATGGAGGGCTGGTTGACTACAACTTCTGCGCGCTGGATCTGGATAGTCCCGGCCTGACCTTGTTCCCCCATTTCACGCAAAAAATCAGCGCCAGCTGGTTCGACAAATATCTGCCGCGTTGGCAGAAAGCCCGCCGCCCCCACTGCCTGGATAATTTGATTCTGCTGTGCCCCACTCCGCGCTTTTATCAGCGCCTGAAAGGCCAAAAAATCCCGGATCGCTCCGACTACAAACGGCTGTC
This genomic window from Alcaligenes faecalis contains:
- a CDS encoding glutathione S-transferase family protein; translated protein: MKHAALELIDTVHTGNGWKVRLLCGYLGIALQRRSLSIVEGDLDTEVFRQINPWGQVPVLRTREGPWLAESAAILWYLAQGTDFLPADPLAQAQVLQWLSFEQTQHMTNLAQPRLWVALRGTMTVDDPAVLAWREQGDKALAQMEAYLQLHRYFVGGRPSIADVALFPYTCMAEQGGYDLRPYPSVRHWLERMQALAGYVPLL
- a CDS encoding Bug family tripartite tricarboxylate transporter substrate binding protein — its product is MKKMLGLMMAGWAALTMTAAPAQATTFPAQSVRLIVPFGAGGITDLVARLLAQQLGKELDQTVIVENKAGAGGMIAAQAAQNAKADGYTVFMGTVGTQVVNPLILSKINYDPQAFVPIGMVTGSPYVLAVRSDLGTGSYSQLVAHARQEPGVLNFGSAGIGSAPHLGVELFKLTEKLDVRHIPFKSGGEAVSAVVGRHADMVMDAIPVIMPQVKAGKLQALVLADSQRSPAAPEVPSSAELGAPELRISSWNVLLAPPGTPQEVVAVLETALQKTLANPEFKAHLEQQGSQVYTGTQDEYQSFIAAERSKWQRIVQTAEISLE
- a CDS encoding FepA family TonB-dependent siderophore receptor is translated as MNLSAPPARRPIFALGLLATALAASFSANAQTSSVRGGVTSLEEIRVLPSAEEAVKQAPGVSTITAKDIEKRPPANDLSELIRTMPGVNLTGNSPSGSYGNSRQIDLRGMGPENTLILIDGKPVSSRDSIRMGRDGERNTRGDSNWVPVNAIERIEVLRGPAASRYGSGAAGGVVNIITKAPTDTFSGSVTAYGLIPEDSNYGSTRRTGFNLSGPIADKLSFRVYGNIAKTDADKPALNAKSSGIDVSETNVPPAGREGVRNKDINGLVRLDINRDHRLELEGSFSRQGNIFAGERLFTNGNATIASLADDGAETNIMYRRAGSLSHYGDYGQGRTSRLTFAYEGTTNSRLNEGMAGAGEGSISNPGTGSVSELRSLNVSGEYNTPLQIANKHVLMTVGFEHRDQSLDDDYATRSGQTINGNSDSKSKAKTTAAYVEGNIELTEALTITPGVRFDHHSKFGDNWSPSLNASYFITDNITLKGGIARAFKAPNLYQSNPNYLYQTRGNGCPYDPVTGQRVSGPCYIFGNDNLSPERSINKEIGLAYDNAGWAAGLTYFQNDYSNKIVADMGDQTIPDAVYIGGSLVRPFQWVNSGKAVIRGLEGNLTIPILGENGDTLSLSNNLTYMITNKSKETNQPLTVIPRYTLNSTLDWRVNDRLSMLATATLYGKQKPRSHNLSNNSEVKGDGLRERGSYAIFGLSGAYQVTKSTNIRLGVNNLFDKRLYREDSGSGQGANTYNEPGRQYYATLTASF